One window of the Salvia miltiorrhiza cultivar Shanhuang (shh) chromosome 6, IMPLAD_Smil_shh, whole genome shotgun sequence genome contains the following:
- the LOC130988219 gene encoding uncharacterized protein LOC130988219 isoform X2, whose amino-acid sequence MGKRKRRADKNKAPSHPDIIPHAPHVDLQSKQALLMDAPDSSVKRSPGRESPHHQNHGSSHRILLRHSRHPFGRHYSRRSSSNYSDASPSNWKGSPVYDTKLSFKPESKDLSAFQYRGSRIFQKPERIRSSSLGENSISGDVRKMECRICQKRLRKHPFIFENSSSTDLSVVAVLVCGHVYHAECLEQKTRHEDSQDPPCPLCVSQT is encoded by the exons atggggaaaagaaaaagaagggcTGATAAAAATAAAGCACCATCACATCCAG ACATCATACCACATGCACCTCACGTGGATCTGCAGTCCAAACAG GCGCTACTCATGGATGCTCCGGATAGTTCTGTTAAGAGATCACCAGGTCGCGAATCACCTCATCATCAGAATCATGGTTCCAGCCATAGAATATTGCTGAGGCACTCTCGCCATCCCTTTGGTCGCCATTATTCTAGACGAAGCTCTAGTAACTATTCCGACGCATCTCCTTCTAATTGGAAAGGTTCTCCTGTCTATGATACTAAGCTGTCCTTCAAACCGGAAAGTAAAGATCTCTCAGCCTTCCAGTATAGAG GGAGCAGGATATTTCAAAAACCTGAGAGGATAAGGTCAAGTTCATTGGGGGAGAATTCAATATCTGGAGATGTAAGGAAGATGGAATGCAGGATATGCCAGAAGCGTCTGAGGAAGCATCCCTTCATTTTCGAGAATTCTTCATCAACGGATCTCTCTGTTGTGGCAGTTCTAGTTTGCGGCCATGTCTATCACGCGGAATGCCTGGAACAGAAAACACGCCACGAAGATAGCCAGGACCCGCCATGTCCGCTATGTGTAAGTCAGACATGA
- the LOC130988219 gene encoding uncharacterized protein LOC130988219 isoform X1, with amino-acid sequence MGKRKRRADKNKAPSHPDIIPHAPHVDLQSKQRPFDQVESNASQALLMDAPDSSVKRSPGRESPHHQNHGSSHRILLRHSRHPFGRHYSRRSSSNYSDASPSNWKGSPVYDTKLSFKPESKDLSAFQYRGSRIFQKPERIRSSSLGENSISGDVRKMECRICQKRLRKHPFIFENSSSTDLSVVAVLVCGHVYHAECLEQKTRHEDSQDPPCPLCVSQT; translated from the exons atggggaaaagaaaaagaagggcTGATAAAAATAAAGCACCATCACATCCAG ACATCATACCACATGCACCTCACGTGGATCTGCAGTCCAAACAG AGACCTTTTGACCAAGTTGAAAGCAATGCATCACAGGCGCTACTCATGGATGCTCCGGATAGTTCTGTTAAGAGATCACCAGGTCGCGAATCACCTCATCATCAGAATCATGGTTCCAGCCATAGAATATTGCTGAGGCACTCTCGCCATCCCTTTGGTCGCCATTATTCTAGACGAAGCTCTAGTAACTATTCCGACGCATCTCCTTCTAATTGGAAAGGTTCTCCTGTCTATGATACTAAGCTGTCCTTCAAACCGGAAAGTAAAGATCTCTCAGCCTTCCAGTATAGAG GGAGCAGGATATTTCAAAAACCTGAGAGGATAAGGTCAAGTTCATTGGGGGAGAATTCAATATCTGGAGATGTAAGGAAGATGGAATGCAGGATATGCCAGAAGCGTCTGAGGAAGCATCCCTTCATTTTCGAGAATTCTTCATCAACGGATCTCTCTGTTGTGGCAGTTCTAGTTTGCGGCCATGTCTATCACGCGGAATGCCTGGAACAGAAAACACGCCACGAAGATAGCCAGGACCCGCCATGTCCGCTATGTGTAAGTCAGACATGA
- the LOC130988221 gene encoding uncharacterized protein LOC130988221 isoform X2 → MEHGDNQETPCFLPVIARLDRLDRLLVEEKRSISKTDRACVAESKNECKTLSSALEEVHHKGTLMERLALLEKRVLELSLEINEGNTTSRSSSTSSTLQGSEMVGENDSELKHKSENGDAINKQQMRDPSTIQAQEKASPADEVVKERAARSRRQKTKSQKKWPWLFRHPC, encoded by the exons ATGGAGCACGGCGATAACCAAGAAACCCCTTGTTTCCTTCCCGTCATTGCGCGATTGGATCGCCTTGATCGCCTT CTTGTAGAGGAGAAGCGTAGCATCTCAAAAACTGATCGTGCATGTGTAGCTGAAAGCAAAAATGAGTGCAAGACTCTATCCTCAGCTCTAGAGGAGGTCCATCACAAGGGCACGCTTATGGAGAGGCTCGCCCTCCTCGAGAAACGAGTACTAGAG TTGAGTCTGGAGATCAATGAAGGGAACACCACGTCGAGATCAAGCTCGACCTCTTCGACACTTCAAGGTTCGGAGATGGTAGGTGAGAATGATTCTGAACTCAAACACAAGAGTGAGAATGGAGATGCAATCAATAAACAACAAATGAGAGATCCCTCCACAATCCAAGCACAA GAAAAAGCTTCTCCTGCAGATGAGGTTGTGAAAGAAAGAGCAGCAAGAAGCAGAAGACAGAAAACAAAATCACAGAAGAAGTGGCCATGGCTGTTCAGACATCCATGTTGA
- the LOC130988221 gene encoding uncharacterized protein LOC130988221 isoform X1 translates to MEHGDNQETPCFLPVIARLDRLDRLIQLVEEKRSISKTDRACVAESKNECKTLSSALEEVHHKGTLMERLALLEKRVLELSLEINEGNTTSRSSSTSSTLQGSEMVGENDSELKHKSENGDAINKQQMRDPSTIQAQEKASPADEVVKERAARSRRQKTKSQKKWPWLFRHPC, encoded by the exons ATGGAGCACGGCGATAACCAAGAAACCCCTTGTTTCCTTCCCGTCATTGCGCGATTGGATCGCCTTGATCGCCTT ATTCAGCTTGTAGAGGAGAAGCGTAGCATCTCAAAAACTGATCGTGCATGTGTAGCTGAAAGCAAAAATGAGTGCAAGACTCTATCCTCAGCTCTAGAGGAGGTCCATCACAAGGGCACGCTTATGGAGAGGCTCGCCCTCCTCGAGAAACGAGTACTAGAG TTGAGTCTGGAGATCAATGAAGGGAACACCACGTCGAGATCAAGCTCGACCTCTTCGACACTTCAAGGTTCGGAGATGGTAGGTGAGAATGATTCTGAACTCAAACACAAGAGTGAGAATGGAGATGCAATCAATAAACAACAAATGAGAGATCCCTCCACAATCCAAGCACAA GAAAAAGCTTCTCCTGCAGATGAGGTTGTGAAAGAAAGAGCAGCAAGAAGCAGAAGACAGAAAACAAAATCACAGAAGAAGTGGCCATGGCTGTTCAGACATCCATGTTGA
- the LOC130988223 gene encoding monogalactosyldiacylglycerol synthase 2, chloroplastic-like: MMMKADSPRGSINKVFERVGVYGFGGSSSHKRCKYAAIDDDDEDGNMELEQIGAERTKNVLILMSDTGGGHRASAEAIRDAFHLEYGDQYRIFVKDVWKEYTGWPLNDMEGQYKFMVKHVQLWKFAFHGTSPRWIHSIYLAAIAAFYAKEVEAGLMEYKPDIIISVHPLMQHIPLWVLKWQSLQRKVVFVTVITDLSTCHRTWFHPSVDRLYCPSEEVAKRALLDGLDESQTRVYGLPIRPSFCRAILSKDDLRVELELDPLLPAVLLMGGGEGMGPVKKTAKALGESLFDKENERPIGQLIIICGRNQDLAATLQASEWKIPVKVRGFEKQMQKWMGACDCIITKAGPGTIAEALIRGLPIVLNDYIPGQEKGNVPYVVDNGAGVFTRKPKETARIVAEWFSTKRAELERMSENALRLAQPNAVFDIVKDIHELACQRGPLANVPYMLTSSFSSLI, encoded by the exons atgaTGATGAAGGCGGATTCTCCGCGGGGTTCCATAAACAAGGTATTCGAAAGAGTAGGGGTGTACGGATTTGGCGGGTCCAGCAGCCACAAAAGGTGCAAATACGCCGCcatagatgatgatgatgaagatggaAACATGGAACTGGAGCAGATTGGCGCCGAGAGAACCAAGAATGTCCTCATTCTCATGAGCGATACCGGCGGCGGCCACCGCGCCTCCGCCGAGGCCATCAGGGACGCCTTCCACCTCGAGTACGGCGATCAATACAGG ATATTCGTGAAAGATGTGTGGAAGGAGTATACTGGTTGGCCATTGAATGATATGGAGGGGCAGTACAAGTTCATGGTTAAACATGTCCAGCTTTGGAAATTTGCGTTCCATGGAACTTCTCCGAGATGGATACACTCCATCTATCTTGCAGCTATTGCCGCCTTCTATGCCAA GGAGGTGGAGGCGGGCCTAATGGAGTACAAACCCGATATCATCATAAGTGTTCATCCGCTCATGCAGCACATTCCGTTGTGGGTGCTCAAATGGCAAAGCCTGCAGAGAAAAGTCGTCTTTGTCACTGTCATTACCGACCTCAGCACTTGCCACCGTACATG GTTTCATCCATCAGTGGACCGATTGTACTGCCCCTCGGAGGAGGTAGCAAAGAGGGCGTTGCTAGATGGCCTAGACGAATCTCAAACTCGTGTATATGGCTTGCCCATCCGGCCTTCCTTCTGCAGAGCAATTCTATCAAAG GATGATTTAAGAGTCGAGCTTGAGTTGGATCCGCTGCTGCCAGCCGTCTTGTTGATGGGAGGCGGAGAGGGGATGGGCCCTGTGAAGAAAACGGCAAAGGCTCTTGGAGAGTCGCTGTTTGATAAAGAAAACGAGAGGCCAATCGGGCAGCTCATCATCATATGTGGCCGTAATCAAGATCTAGCTGCCACATTACAGGCTTCCGAGTGGAAAATCCCAGTCAAG GTTAGAGGATTTGAGAAGCAGATGCAGAAATGGATGGGTGCTTGTGACTGCATCATCACTAAA GCCGGACCGGGCACCATTGCAGAGGCGTTGATACGAGGCCTCCCCATCGTTCTAAATGACTACATTCCCGGACAA GAGAAAGGGAACGTTCCATACGTAGTGGACAACGGGGCAGGCGTGTTCACTAGGAAACCCAAGGAAACAGCAAGGATCGTGGCAGAGTGGTTCAGCACGAAGAGAGCCGAGCTCGAGAGGATGTCTGAGAATGCGCTGAGACTTGCGCAGCCAAATGCAGTGTTCGACATCGTTAAGGACATCCACGAGCTGGCTTGCCAGCGTGGCCCCTTGGCGAACGTGCCGTACATGCTGACGTCGTCGTTCTCGAGCTTGATATAG
- the LOC130990406 gene encoding glutathione S-transferase T3-like, which produces MGVQQRPNKNHKGAKNVAWCVKEDVALMSSWIYASEDNIRGKNQRGESFWARVHKLYHNTQAENPNELNERNIESMKGRWKRLNENGNKWVAACREANARRRSGMSDNDVEKEAHSIYEAGGNKFLDLIVFNEVMSKHPKWNVHDTTHVFRRQSEDADDQESGGSSKRSKTSEDGGFSIPYNI; this is translated from the coding sequence ATGGGTGTTCAACAACGCCCAAACAAAAATCATAAAGGGGCAAAAAATGTAGCTTGGTGTGTGAAGGAAGATGTTGCCCTTATGTCATCTTGGATCTATGCTAGCGAAGATAACATTCGAGGAAAAAATCAAAGAGGGGAATCGTTTTGGGCACGTGTTCATAAATTGTATCACAACACCCAAGCAGAAAATCCAAATGAGCTCAACGAACGAAACATTGAATCGATGAAAGGTCGCTGGAAACGTCTTAACGAAAATGGAAACAAATGGGTTGCTGCTTGCAGGGAAGCAAATGCTCGAAGAAGGAGTGGCATGAGCGACAACGATGTTGAGAAAGAAGCTCATTCCATTTACGAAGCAGGTGGAAATAAGTTTCTAGATTTGATTGTATTTAATGAAGTTATGAGTAAACATCCCAAGTGGAATGTTCATGATACCACCCATGTTTTTCGTCGTCAAAGTGAAGATGCTGATGACCAGGAAAGTGGTGGCAGTTCGAAAAGATCAAAGACTTCGGAAGATGGAGGATTTTCTATCCCTTATAATATATGA
- the LOC130988224 gene encoding actin-related protein 2/3 complex subunit 3, whose product MVYHSSFVDIEDITKACGCPLLPLKSHIKGPAPVSEQDCTDIVDEAITFFRANVFFRNFDIKSLADKLLIYLTFYINLALKRLEGCRTLAEGTKAIINLGLEKVPVPGEHGFPFPGLFSQPQSNEEAELFRNYLKQIREETSGRLLSVAYRSNGTPNKWWLAFAKRKFMNVITP is encoded by the exons ATG GTTTACCACTCCAGTTTCGTTGACATTGAAGACATTACTAAAGCATGTGGTTGCCCTCTACTTCCCCTAAAAAGCCACATTAAAGGACCGGCTCCAGTCTCAGAACAAG ATTGCACTGATATTGTGGATGAAGCAATTACATTCTTTCGTGCCAATGTCTTTTTCAGAAACTTTGACATCAAGAGTTTAGCTGATAAGCTTCTTATCTACTTAACATTCTACATAAATCTTGCTCTGAAGAGGCTAGAAGGCTGTCGGACGTTGGCTGAAGGAACTAAAGCAATTATCAATCTTGGACTGGAAAAGGTCCCTGTTCCCGGGGAGCATGGATTCCCATTTCCAGGACTATTTTCCCAGCCACAATCTAATGAAGAAGCAG AGCTCTTCAGAAATTACTTGAAGCAGATACGCGAGGAAACTAGTGGAAGATTATTGAGTGTGGCATATCGATCCAATGGAACTCCAAACAAATGGTGGTTGGCATTCGCGAAAAGGAAGTTCATGAACGTTATCACACCATGA